One genomic window of Mucilaginibacter sp. SJ includes the following:
- a CDS encoding DUF2341 domain-containing protein encodes MRGRHAYFLLSIFLILLGNNIFAAVPIITYTSSNVYTVGTAITTLTPSVTNGVSAIGYSATTTALTGATLNNPRGVAIDAAGNIYVTNTGNNTISRYNSSGTYLGTFGTGATMSLPKDLVFDSSGNAYVLNLGATPGTGSVYKYNSSGVYQSTILSSLNYALGITIDQSDNIYIADQGAVTVQKYNTSGTLLLSLPTTNLNTPLGVAVDASGNIYVLNNGTGNVTKYNSAGTFQSTFLSGYTSAQTITIDGAGNFYVGDNAATNIVKVYNQSGTLLTSKALTDPEGIAVDSKGVLYTSAYYANQMNKSTPTGGFFLSGSLPAGLTFNSSTGSISGTPTAAMATTSYTVTAYNASGAGTSNTFTITVNPTTPTGTGGSTCASGTATLSASGSSPSGGVYNWYAALTGGSSLGTGSTFTTPTLTATTTYYVSYTQNGATSTPRIAVTATVNAGPAIATAPTSPTGSLYLSYPFTGNANDVSGNSNNGTLQNAPTLVADRYSAANSAYSFNGSTQYVSTATAVAFPGPQNFSISVWFKTSSAGGRLVGFGSSQTGLSINSDRHIYMSNSGQLYFGLFPGILKTINTTTTYADGNWHHVVATESTTNGANLYVDGVLQATDATMTASQSYGGYWRIGYDNLLGWTNAPTSYLFNGSLDDIAVYNTELTASQVYTLYGGGSTPVCAGSTMALQVNTVSGATYSWSGPNSFTSTLQNPTIANATTANSGVYTVTVTSSSGCTSQLSVTAVVNALPSATFTATSAVSVNSNATITYTGTDPSTSTYSWDFDGGTPSTGTGQGPFSVQWTTAGTKTITLTITNANGCSAVSTQTVSVSNYYGNYAFGDAITLNTTSLGITSNLTNFPALLSIQDNNLIISNTCTDKVQNPNGPNYDFAFVSGGSELYYQVESYDQTTGTLLVWVQIPTLTYAANNNIMFYYGSKSPTVTHNTAFFANTWASNYLAVFHFNESSYTGSVADGTAGGHTGTTSGMTSADLVTGKIGTAYSFNGSSKKITANAVSVTGPFTLSAWVKLGATGLDQKVMTNQAAGGGTSGGYKLGVYTTNIPESESGIATTRFSTPNPTAFASGAWHYIQSVYTGTTLSTYVDGTQYKILTTSNNPSVNTSFYIGVGEAGTSFYFNGVIDEPRVSNVAKTADWLKAEYVNQNNPVTFTTVGTTTTNTTNAAAIPGALTYTYKGVTGTYTDASNWDNTTAGITNQAPAFDGTATLIIPTGKSITINSDASVYGLTLSGTASISLSANLSVGCNIYNQGTGKIDWNNLNTSKITWNGTSAAQSYNGAASTGYTHVGTMEVNNSAGGTITVNSDTLDIYSELKITKGNLAVASGAIMVLKSSVSQTASVDPIPTGYSITGTVYAERYFKAGTIATNTRNYRLLSSPVNTTTGAYNLSYLNTNSGNFSGVFVAGPTGTAGGFTVTNAASTVYLYKENLPASSTTFNSGNFKGLTDISGNTISYYTGTGTTTATTTLPVGNGYMLYYAGNNVNNVTSTTALNKQYRFGGSYIDPDASTMVAVGTLNQGSIPVKLWWNSSSTTLSKAQTGYNLVGNPYASSIDWDTFSQSSSTNGIYGPGVSATIYVFNYTNKNYGTYTALIPGGIGTNNATRYIASGQGFFVQATTTSASLTFNEVAKTTVQPSSLGSTLYMLMSKKSQALAKPQLMRVKLSADSVNTDEIMVLFDPGSKNEYEPFYDSDRLNGIGNVSTLASYGYRSQNMLAINRMNVIDSTTRVKLFVNVNNSATTDTISGSGFESLDSRYDIYLLDHYKKDSLLFSQYKRYPFNIDKTDTTSYGANRFEIVFHKKSSLSYRLLSFEASPVKDGIQLTWKTEHEGNLSGFTLQRQDGSKEFVPLTSMLSNGSGSYTYIDRFPSAGTNYYRLQQNDPFNTISYSKTISVNFNAPGIINEIMTLYPNPVNSEFYIKINRNAPDRVILKVTGITGQVMFYRETDGNNIQQNVGSLLPGNYIVEISDKVTKRLIGIKKFNKK; translated from the coding sequence ATGAGAGGGCGTCATGCTTACTTTTTACTATCGATTTTTTTAATATTGCTGGGGAATAACATTTTTGCCGCTGTTCCCATCATTACCTATACTTCATCCAATGTTTATACAGTTGGCACAGCCATTACTACCCTGACCCCCTCGGTTACTAACGGCGTTAGCGCGATAGGCTATAGCGCGACTACAACAGCGCTTACCGGCGCTACCTTAAATAACCCGCGCGGTGTAGCTATTGATGCAGCCGGCAATATTTATGTAACCAATACGGGTAACAACACCATCAGCAGATATAATTCAAGCGGTACTTACCTGGGTACCTTTGGTACGGGTGCTACCATGTCTCTCCCTAAAGACCTGGTTTTTGATTCATCGGGTAACGCTTATGTACTGAACCTTGGCGCTACTCCAGGTACAGGCAGCGTATATAAATATAATTCAAGCGGTGTATACCAGTCTACCATACTTAGCAGCTTAAACTATGCTTTGGGAATTACCATTGATCAATCAGATAACATTTATATCGCTGATCAGGGTGCTGTTACGGTGCAAAAATACAATACCAGTGGTACACTCTTACTTTCATTGCCCACTACTAATTTAAACACTCCACTTGGAGTAGCTGTGGATGCATCGGGTAACATTTACGTGTTAAATAACGGCACCGGGAACGTAACAAAATACAATTCGGCCGGAACCTTTCAATCTACTTTTCTTAGCGGGTATACATCAGCACAAACCATAACCATTGATGGTGCCGGAAATTTTTATGTAGGCGACAATGCAGCTACCAATATAGTTAAGGTTTACAATCAAAGCGGTACCTTACTTACCAGTAAAGCCCTTACGGACCCTGAAGGGATAGCTGTTGACAGTAAAGGCGTCCTGTATACCTCGGCTTATTATGCTAACCAGATGAATAAATCCACCCCAACCGGCGGCTTTTTCCTGAGCGGATCCTTACCTGCGGGCTTAACCTTTAACAGTTCAACAGGCAGCATCAGCGGCACCCCGACAGCAGCGATGGCAACCACCTCCTATACCGTTACCGCCTATAATGCCAGCGGTGCAGGTACCAGCAATACATTTACTATTACGGTTAACCCTACCACCCCTACGGGTACCGGCGGCTCAACATGTGCTTCGGGAACAGCAACACTTTCAGCTTCAGGAAGCTCACCGTCGGGCGGGGTATATAACTGGTATGCTGCCCTTACAGGCGGTTCATCTTTAGGAACGGGCTCAACCTTTACTACGCCAACTCTAACGGCAACTACAACCTATTATGTCAGCTATACTCAAAACGGGGCAACAAGCACGCCACGCATCGCCGTAACTGCAACTGTAAATGCCGGTCCGGCTATTGCTACTGCCCCTACAAGTCCAACCGGCAGTTTATATCTTTCCTATCCGTTTACCGGTAATGCCAACGATGTTTCTGGCAATTCAAATAATGGAACACTTCAAAACGCCCCCACGCTTGTTGCAGATCGTTATTCGGCAGCAAACAGCGCCTATAGCTTTAATGGTTCAACTCAGTATGTTTCTACCGCTACTGCTGTAGCGTTCCCCGGCCCCCAAAACTTTTCCATTAGCGTATGGTTCAAAACCAGTTCGGCAGGAGGCAGGCTGGTAGGTTTTGGCTCATCGCAAACCGGGCTGAGTATTAACAGTGACCGACATATTTATATGAGTAACAGCGGACAACTTTATTTTGGCCTTTTCCCGGGAATACTTAAAACCATAAATACTACGACAACTTACGCGGATGGTAACTGGCATCATGTGGTGGCTACCGAATCAACAACCAACGGAGCCAACCTGTATGTTGATGGGGTATTGCAGGCTACAGATGCCACCATGACCGCCTCGCAATCTTATGGCGGTTACTGGCGTATCGGTTATGATAATCTATTAGGTTGGACAAATGCCCCCACCAGTTATTTGTTTAATGGATCATTGGACGATATTGCCGTGTATAATACCGAATTGACGGCATCCCAGGTTTACACGTTGTACGGAGGCGGCAGCACGCCGGTATGTGCCGGCAGTACCATGGCGTTACAAGTTAATACGGTAAGCGGCGCCACTTATTCGTGGTCGGGCCCAAATAGCTTTACATCAACTTTGCAAAATCCTACCATTGCCAATGCTACTACTGCAAACTCCGGGGTATATACGGTTACGGTAACATCGTCGAGCGGCTGTACATCACAATTAAGTGTAACAGCTGTAGTAAATGCCCTTCCGTCTGCCACATTTACCGCAACTTCAGCGGTTAGTGTTAATTCCAATGCAACAATAACCTATACTGGTACTGATCCTTCAACATCAACTTATTCATGGGATTTTGATGGCGGCACGCCCTCAACCGGAACAGGGCAGGGACCGTTCTCTGTACAGTGGACAACAGCCGGAACAAAAACAATAACACTCACCATCACCAATGCAAATGGGTGTTCTGCTGTTTCAACACAAACAGTTTCTGTTTCTAACTACTATGGAAATTATGCTTTCGGAGACGCCATTACGCTAAATACTACTTCACTTGGCATTACCTCAAATCTTACTAATTTTCCGGCATTACTTAGTATACAGGATAATAACCTGATTATTTCAAATACCTGTACTGATAAAGTGCAAAACCCTAATGGGCCAAATTATGATTTTGCATTTGTAAGCGGCGGTAGCGAGCTATATTACCAGGTAGAGAGTTATGACCAAACTACCGGCACTTTACTGGTTTGGGTGCAAATACCTACTTTAACTTACGCTGCTAATAACAACATAATGTTTTATTATGGCTCAAAATCCCCCACAGTAACACACAATACGGCGTTTTTTGCAAATACCTGGGCAAGTAATTACCTGGCTGTGTTCCATTTTAATGAATCGAGCTACACGGGTTCGGTTGCCGATGGTACCGCGGGAGGGCATACAGGTACTACCAGCGGAATGACCTCGGCAGATCTTGTTACCGGTAAAATCGGCACGGCTTACAGTTTTAACGGATCAAGTAAAAAAATTACTGCCAATGCCGTGTCTGTTACAGGCCCCTTCACCTTATCTGCCTGGGTTAAATTAGGGGCGACTGGACTGGACCAAAAAGTAATGACAAACCAGGCCGCCGGTGGGGGCACCAGTGGCGGCTATAAACTTGGTGTTTATACTACTAATATCCCCGAATCAGAATCGGGTATTGCCACAACCAGGTTTAGTACACCTAATCCAACCGCTTTTGCCAGTGGCGCATGGCATTATATACAAAGTGTTTACACAGGTACAACCCTTAGCACGTATGTTGATGGAACACAATATAAAATATTAACTACTTCCAATAATCCTTCGGTCAATACAAGCTTTTATATTGGGGTCGGAGAAGCGGGAACCAGCTTTTATTTTAACGGGGTAATTGATGAGCCGCGTGTTTCAAACGTTGCAAAAACGGCCGATTGGCTAAAAGCTGAATATGTAAATCAAAATAACCCGGTAACGTTTACTACTGTTGGTACTACCACTACCAATACCACTAATGCGGCAGCAATACCAGGTGCATTAACTTATACCTATAAAGGCGTTACAGGAACTTATACCGATGCCAGCAACTGGGATAACACCACTGCCGGTATTACTAATCAGGCCCCGGCATTCGACGGTACAGCTACCTTAATTATCCCTACAGGGAAAAGTATTACAATTAATTCTGATGCATCGGTATACGGGCTTACTTTAAGCGGTACGGCTTCAATAAGCCTGAGCGCAAATTTGAGCGTTGGGTGTAATATTTATAACCAGGGCACCGGAAAAATAGATTGGAATAATTTAAATACATCGAAGATAACCTGGAATGGGACCAGTGCCGCCCAAAGCTACAATGGTGCAGCTTCTACAGGGTATACGCATGTGGGCACTATGGAAGTGAATAATTCGGCGGGTGGAACTATAACGGTTAATAGTGACACACTTGATATTTACAGCGAACTCAAAATTACCAAGGGGAACCTGGCGGTTGCCTCCGGGGCTATTATGGTACTCAAAAGCAGTGTATCTCAAACGGCCTCTGTCGATCCTATCCCGACAGGGTACAGCATTACAGGAACAGTATATGCAGAACGTTATTTCAAGGCCGGGACTATTGCTACCAATACCCGTAATTACCGGCTCTTGTCTTCCCCGGTAAATACCACTACAGGTGCCTATAACCTCAGTTATCTGAACACCAATTCAGGTAATTTCTCCGGGGTTTTTGTTGCCGGCCCAACCGGGACGGCAGGTGGATTTACGGTCACCAACGCTGCCTCTACGGTTTATTTATACAAAGAGAACCTGCCCGCAAGCAGCACTACTTTTAATTCGGGAAATTTTAAGGGCTTAACAGATATTTCGGGTAACACCATCTCTTATTATACAGGTACGGGTACTACCACTGCAACAACAACGCTTCCGGTAGGTAATGGCTACATGTTATATTATGCCGGAAATAATGTTAACAATGTTACTTCCACAACAGCACTGAATAAACAATACCGCTTTGGCGGAAGCTATATTGATCCGGATGCTTCAACTATGGTAGCTGTAGGTACGCTTAACCAGGGCAGCATCCCGGTAAAACTATGGTGGAACAGCAGCAGCACCACTTTAAGCAAAGCACAAACCGGTTATAATCTGGTAGGCAACCCATATGCCTCTTCTATTGATTGGGACACTTTTTCGCAAAGCAGTTCAACAAACGGCATTTATGGCCCCGGTGTATCTGCTACCATATATGTTTTCAATTATACCAATAAAAATTATGGCACTTATACCGCTTTGATCCCGGGGGGCATTGGTACCAATAATGCAACACGTTACATTGCAAGCGGACAGGGCTTTTTTGTGCAGGCTACTACAACCTCTGCTTCATTGACTTTTAATGAAGTAGCCAAAACAACAGTGCAACCCAGCTCCCTGGGGAGTACCCTTTATATGTTAATGAGCAAAAAAAGCCAGGCATTAGCCAAGCCCCAGTTAATGCGGGTGAAGCTCTCGGCTGATTCGGTTAATACCGATGAGATCATGGTATTATTTGATCCCGGATCCAAAAATGAATATGAGCCTTTTTATGATTCAGACCGGTTAAACGGCATCGGAAATGTTTCGACACTGGCCAGCTACGGATACAGGAGCCAAAATATGCTCGCCATTAACAGGATGAATGTCATAGATTCCACTACCAGGGTAAAGTTATTTGTGAATGTTAATAATTCGGCAACCACAGATACGATTTCCGGTTCGGGATTTGAATCACTTGATTCGAGATATGACATATACCTGCTTGATCATTATAAAAAAGATTCTTTGCTTTTCAGCCAGTATAAACGTTACCCGTTCAATATCGACAAAACAGACACAACCAGCTACGGCGCAAACAGGTTTGAAATCGTATTTCATAAAAAAAGCTCGTTAAGCTACCGGTTGCTGAGTTTTGAGGCAAGCCCGGTTAAAGACGGTATTCAGTTAACCTGGAAAACGGAGCATGAAGGAAACCTGTCGGGCTTTACACTGCAAAGGCAGGACGGCTCAAAGGAATTTGTTCCTTTAACGTCAATGTTAAGCAATGGCAGCGGGTCTTATACTTATATAGACAGGTTCCCGTCAGCAGGAACCAATTACTATCGCTTGCAGCAAAATGATCCTTTTAACACCATCAGCTATAGTAAAACGATATCCGTTAACTTCAACGCTCCAGGTATCATTAATGAGATAATGACACTTTATCCTAATCCGGTTAATAGTGAGTTTTATATTAAGATCAATAGGAACGCACCAGACAGGGTGATACTTAAGGTAACCGGCATAACCGGTCAGGTAATGTTTTACCGGGAAACGGATGGCAATAATATACAACAGAACGTAGGCAGTCTGCTGCCCGGAAACTACATTGTTGAGATTTCGGACAAGGTAACCAAAAGGCTGATTGGGATTAAAAAATTTAATAAGAAATGA
- a CDS encoding tetratricopeptide repeat-containing sensor histidine kinase: MATIRKLRLYTLCIIMHGVLVCLGDIIISTSACRAQTSSINVQLKNLDKAKHDTDKVKIYYSISRLYWNRNADSALLMAQKSLDLAKKIHYEKGIALGYLAEGVALGYKGNWPGALNSHLQCLRISEKLGMEGLSGNEYNNIAGLYTSMEDYSKALYYSQKAYKIAMKQNDPAHEGTFSPLVNIGEIFKKKGLPDSAIAYNLKALVIAKKVKDPVFTAAAMYNIAENYITKKEYRLAEGYLNKALDIAQKAGDDEDVAYCHTGLALTSYYTGKYNSSMLYAQKGLDESRRSGIVELIQTAYNVLYLTHQKMGNYEQALYYRNLEVALNDSLKTDQRLKTIRNMQSAYELEKKERQIDLLNKNKIIGQKELEKVSLKRDILTAGTILLLLLAFILLRNYMQKRKLSEQLALQNKNISEQNLHLEELVHVKDRLFSIIGHDLRGPIHTISHMMDIVKEKSLSEEESDYWIEKIDETLIITSSLVENLLYWAKSQLDGIQPNPAGFDVRKLIDQNVMLLKQRAAEKKVVVTSEEIAEPVMVFGDETMIDIVIRNLLENAVKFSKAGDHVTVTAEKSETFAILKIRDNGKGIPEEAQSKIFNKYTSYTTFGTASEKGSGLGLLLCKELVERNNGTIWFESKAGIGSTFYFTVPIENEELVAV, encoded by the coding sequence TTGGCAACGATTCGCAAACTTCGTTTATATACGCTGTGTATTATTATGCATGGCGTCCTGGTTTGCCTTGGAGATATAATTATCAGTACTTCTGCATGCCGTGCCCAAACCAGTAGCATAAATGTGCAGCTTAAAAATCTTGATAAAGCAAAACATGATACTGATAAAGTAAAGATTTATTACTCTATTTCAAGGTTGTATTGGAACAGGAATGCCGACAGTGCGCTGCTGATGGCACAAAAATCCCTTGATCTTGCAAAAAAAATCCATTATGAAAAAGGTATTGCACTGGGGTACCTGGCGGAAGGGGTTGCTCTCGGATATAAAGGTAACTGGCCCGGAGCCCTTAACAGCCATCTGCAGTGCCTGCGCATAAGTGAAAAGCTGGGCATGGAAGGATTATCAGGAAATGAATATAATAATATTGCCGGCCTGTATACCTCAATGGAAGATTATTCAAAAGCGCTTTATTACAGTCAGAAGGCTTATAAGATAGCTATGAAGCAAAACGACCCCGCGCATGAAGGAACGTTTAGCCCGTTGGTGAACATTGGCGAGATATTTAAGAAAAAAGGATTGCCAGACTCGGCAATTGCTTATAACTTAAAGGCTTTGGTTATAGCAAAAAAGGTAAAGGACCCGGTTTTTACTGCCGCCGCAATGTACAATATTGCCGAAAATTATATTACGAAGAAAGAATACCGGCTTGCCGAGGGCTATTTAAATAAAGCGCTTGATATTGCGCAAAAAGCAGGCGACGACGAAGATGTAGCTTACTGCCATACCGGGCTGGCGCTTACATCTTATTATACAGGTAAATACAATTCAAGTATGCTGTATGCACAAAAAGGGCTTGACGAAAGCAGGAGATCAGGCATTGTTGAACTTATTCAAACCGCCTATAACGTATTATACTTAACTCATCAAAAAATGGGTAATTACGAGCAGGCCCTATATTACCGGAACCTTGAAGTTGCTTTAAATGATAGCTTGAAAACCGATCAAAGACTGAAAACTATCAGGAACATGCAATCTGCTTATGAGCTGGAAAAAAAGGAACGGCAAATTGACCTGTTAAATAAAAATAAAATTATAGGTCAGAAAGAGCTGGAAAAAGTGAGTCTGAAGCGAGATATTTTAACTGCGGGCACCATACTTTTATTATTGCTCGCATTTATTCTGCTCAGAAATTATATGCAAAAAAGGAAGCTCAGCGAGCAGCTGGCTCTGCAAAATAAGAACATATCTGAGCAAAATCTTCACCTCGAAGAACTTGTGCACGTAAAGGACCGCCTGTTTTCAATTATCGGACACGATTTAAGGGGACCGATCCATACCATCAGTCATATGATGGATATAGTAAAGGAAAAAAGCCTGTCGGAAGAAGAAAGCGATTATTGGATTGAAAAAATAGATGAGACCCTGATAATAACCTCCAGCTTAGTGGAAAACCTGCTATACTGGGCAAAAAGTCAGTTGGACGGAATCCAGCCCAATCCTGCCGGTTTTGATGTGCGAAAGTTAATTGATCAAAATGTTATGCTGCTGAAACAGCGGGCCGCTGAAAAGAAAGTGGTAGTAACAAGTGAGGAGATAGCTGAGCCCGTGATGGTATTTGGAGACGAAACCATGATTGATATTGTGATCAGGAACTTATTGGAGAATGCTGTAAAGTTTTCAAAAGCGGGTGATCATGTTACCGTAACCGCGGAAAAAAGTGAGACCTTTGCGATACTGAAGATCCGGGACAACGGGAAAGGTATCCCTGAAGAAGCTCAATCAAAAATATTTAACAAATATACCTCATATACCACTTTTGGCACAGCCAGTGAAAAGGGAAGCGGACTTGGGCTGTTATTATGTAAAGAGCTTGTAGAAAGAAACAATGGCACCATATGGTTTGAAAGTAAGGCCGGGATCGGAAGCACGTTCTATTTTACTGTGCCAATAGAAAACGAAGAGTTGGTTGCTGTTTAA
- a CDS encoding response regulator produces MIASYQKKVLVVDDDKDIRELMHLILEMEGYAVTELDNGHGVLEAIQALRPDVVLLDVMLGDMDGRDICKHLKNDPGMQDIPIIIVSASHGLHTMHEKQCGANDYLAKPFDVNELVNHVRHFAA; encoded by the coding sequence ATGATTGCCTCTTATCAGAAGAAAGTCCTGGTTGTTGATGATGATAAGGACATTCGTGAATTAATGCACCTGATCCTGGAAATGGAGGGATATGCGGTGACCGAACTGGATAATGGTCATGGCGTCCTTGAAGCTATACAGGCCTTACGACCGGATGTTGTGTTGCTGGATGTTATGCTGGGCGATATGGATGGCCGCGATATTTGTAAACATTTGAAGAATGACCCGGGTATGCAGGATATACCTATAATTATTGTTTCGGCAAGTCACGGGTTGCATACGATGCACGAGAAACAATGCGGCGCCAATGATTACCTGGCCAAGCCTTTTGATGTGAATGAGCTCGTTAATCATGTGCGCCATTTTGCCGCCTGA
- a CDS encoding MmgE/PrpD family protein yields the protein MEKELQNFKIARFALNARYDDIGEASVEQLKRHLLDALGSLIHAGNKPAIQKLLRQLQVMGEGGKCKVPLIENLPYDRAAQLYTALIRYPDFMDNFMGKEATCHPSDNIGPLLAVAQFGPISGKDFLAAMAVAYQIECRLVLEIPVMKEGIDHTLLLGYSMTAGIARLLNLTEEQTAHALGITGTSISPMVSSRASYTYEWKGFASSLDALNCVNICFLAREGMTGPVAIFEGPKGFDDVFGMKLDYDWDSETFELLPRCVLKKYNVEVHAQATLEALDELRKQQQVNPEEIENVELTTFLTAYHIIGSGAYGNRQIVETKEQADHSLFYAAAVLLLDGEVYPEQYEPERIKNNDVQRLLKKVKVSTGFPLHQPLIVAGILDPYTVAYPNKMKTKVEIGLKNGQTLTREQEDYHGFFTRPFTWDDTIEKFRRLSNNIVSAEMQEQLIGTVRNLENLPEISTLINLLAAIKKKIFKPPWQLQGHGPAGDLRPDSRQAAKWRT from the coding sequence ATGGAAAAAGAGCTGCAGAATTTCAAGATCGCCCGTTTCGCGCTTAATGCCCGCTATGACGACATCGGTGAAGCCTCCGTCGAACAACTGAAACGCCATCTGCTTGACGCTTTGGGCTCGCTGATCCACGCTGGTAACAAACCTGCCATCCAAAAATTATTGAGGCAATTGCAGGTTATGGGCGAAGGCGGCAAATGCAAAGTGCCGCTTATTGAAAACTTACCCTATGACCGGGCGGCACAATTGTATACAGCGCTTATCCGTTACCCGGATTTTATGGATAATTTTATGGGCAAAGAAGCTACCTGCCATCCCAGTGATAATATAGGCCCGCTGCTGGCAGTAGCGCAGTTTGGGCCGATATCAGGTAAGGATTTCCTTGCTGCCATGGCCGTGGCTTACCAGATAGAATGCCGCCTCGTACTGGAAATCCCGGTCATGAAAGAAGGTATCGACCATACCTTGCTTTTAGGCTACTCGATGACAGCCGGAATTGCCCGCCTGTTAAACCTAACTGAAGAACAAACAGCTCATGCACTGGGCATTACCGGCACTTCAATAAGCCCGATGGTAAGCAGCCGGGCATCATATACCTATGAGTGGAAGGGGTTTGCATCTTCCCTGGATGCGCTGAACTGCGTTAACATCTGTTTCCTGGCCCGGGAAGGGATGACCGGCCCGGTGGCCATTTTTGAAGGCCCCAAGGGCTTTGATGATGTGTTTGGCATGAAGCTGGATTATGATTGGGATAGTGAGACCTTTGAACTGCTACCACGCTGCGTATTGAAGAAATATAATGTAGAAGTACATGCACAGGCCACACTGGAAGCCCTTGACGAGCTGCGCAAACAACAGCAGGTTAATCCGGAAGAGATTGAAAACGTTGAGCTGACCACCTTTTTAACTGCATATCACATTATAGGATCCGGTGCTTACGGCAACCGGCAAATTGTGGAAACGAAGGAACAGGCTGATCACAGTTTATTTTATGCTGCCGCAGTGCTCCTGCTCGATGGCGAAGTTTATCCCGAACAATATGAGCCGGAAAGAATTAAAAATAACGATGTACAGCGATTGCTAAAGAAAGTGAAAGTAAGTACGGGTTTCCCGCTGCATCAACCGCTGATAGTTGCCGGTATCCTTGATCCTTATACCGTTGCTTATCCTAATAAAATGAAAACCAAGGTGGAGATCGGCCTGAAAAACGGCCAAACCTTAACCAGGGAACAGGAAGATTACCATGGCTTTTTTACCCGTCCGTTTACATGGGATGATACGATTGAAAAATTTCGGCGGCTGAGCAACAATATTGTTTCCGCAGAGATGCAGGAGCAACTGATCGGCACCGTTCGTAACCTCGAAAATCTTCCCGAAATTTCAACCTTAATTAACCTGCTGGCAGCTATAAAAAAAAAAATATTTAAGCCGCCATGGCAACTGCAGGGTCATGGCCCTGCCGGAGATTTACGGCCTGACTCCCGTCAGGCGGCAAAATGGCGCACATGA
- a CDS encoding low affinity iron permease family protein, with protein MKKKINYFERFSNWATAATGSSAAFIIAASTIVLWAVTGPVFHYSETWQLIINTGTTIVTFLMVFLIQKAQNKDSKAVHLKLNELLASHEGTSNRMVNIEDLSEEELDHLYKFYIRLSELAQKESDLTKTHSIDAARVNQQNKSKRYTRNNKNSG; from the coding sequence ATGAAAAAGAAAATCAATTACTTTGAGCGGTTCTCTAACTGGGCCACCGCAGCAACGGGCAGTTCGGCCGCTTTTATTATAGCTGCGTCCACCATAGTGCTATGGGCTGTTACCGGGCCGGTATTTCACTACTCGGAAACCTGGCAGCTTATTATCAATACCGGCACAACCATCGTTACTTTTTTAATGGTTTTCCTTATCCAGAAGGCGCAGAACAAGGATTCTAAAGCTGTCCATTTAAAACTGAATGAATTGCTGGCCTCTCATGAAGGTACCAGTAACAGGATGGTTAATATTGAGGACCTGAGTGAAGAGGAGCTGGATCACCTGTACAAATTTTACATCCGTTTGTCCGAACTGGCACAAAAAGAAAGTGACCTTACCAAAACACATTCTATTGATGCCGCGCGGGTAAATCAACAAAATAAATCAAAACGTTATACCAGGAATAATAAGAATTCAGGGTAA
- a CDS encoding DUF421 domain-containing protein: MEKLLITVFGEGKDLNALQMSSRGVVIFFIALILIRISGRRSFGLRTPLDNIVSISLGAVMSRAVVGASAFVPVIVCCFVIVLLHRLLGWLIARNSPLVSWVEGEKIPLFRGGRFDEDRMKRALVCREDVMQGVRKSALTEDLEKIDKVYMERNGDISAIKK, from the coding sequence ATGGAAAAGTTATTGATCACCGTTTTTGGAGAGGGGAAGGACCTGAATGCGCTGCAAATGAGCAGCCGCGGCGTTGTTATCTTTTTTATCGCGCTTATACTGATCCGCATTTCGGGGCGCCGGTCTTTTGGGTTGCGTACCCCGTTGGATAATATCGTCAGTATTTCGCTTGGGGCTGTTATGAGCAGGGCGGTGGTTGGCGCCTCGGCTTTTGTGCCGGTTATTGTTTGCTGCTTTGTGATCGTTCTGCTACACCGGCTGCTGGGCTGGCTTATTGCACGTAACAGTCCTTTAGTTAGTTGGGTAGAAGGGGAGAAGATCCCGCTTTTTCGTGGCGGCCGGTTTGATGAAGACCGGATGAAACGGGCACTGGTTTGCCGTGAAGATGTGATGCAGGGTGTACGCAAATCTGCACTTACTGAAGATTTAGAAAAGATAGACAAGGTGTATATGGAACGGAATGGCGATATCAGCGCCATTAAAAAATGA